Part of the Prosthecobacter vanneervenii genome is shown below.
CTCTCTTCCGCACTGAAAAAACCAACGCACGCACCACCGATGCCTCCGGCATCACCACCCTGGCGGGTAACCAGATCGTGCAGGGCATTGAATTCAGCGCCACCGGCAACATCACCAAGAACTGGCAGGTCTTCGGCGGCTACGCCTACATGAAGAGCGAGACCAAGGCCTCGACCAACGCCGGCGACGTGGGCCAGTCGCTCTCCAATGCGCCCAACCAGACGTTCAATCTCTGGACCACCTACAACGTCACCGAGAAGTTCCAGGCCGGCTTTGGCGCTCAGTACATGGGCATTCGCACCAGCAGCAACGGTTCCACCGCCACCTCCGGCATTCGCGTGGCCCCGTGCTACTGGACGCTGGACGCCATGCTCAACTACAAGCTCAGCGAGAAACTCAGCCTGCGCCTGAACATCTACAACCTGGCCGACGAACGCTACGTCGGAAGCGTGGGTGGCGGCCAGTTTGTCCCCGGCCCCGGACGCTCCGCAGCTTTGACAGCCAGCTTCAAGTTCTAACCCCACACCCCCATGCTCATTGCCATCCCCGACGTACTCACCGCAGAACAAGTCACCAAAGCACGCCAGATTCTTGATTCCGCCGAGTGGGTGGATGGCAAGGGCACCGCGGGCTACCAATCCGCCAAGACCAAGGATAACATGCAGCTTCCGGAAGACAGCGCTGCTGCCCGTGAGCTGGGGGAGATGATCCTGGCTGCGCTGTCCAAGAATCCGCTCTTTCTGGCCGCAGCACTGCCGCTGCAAATCTTCCCGCCGCTTTTCAACCGCTACTCCGGCGGCCAGTCGTTTGGCACGCATGTGGACAATGCCATCCGCCAGCACCGCAGCCTGCCGGTGCGCATCCGCACAGATCTGAGCGCCACGCTCTTCTTTGCCGGGCCGGAGGAGTATGATGGCGGGGAGCTGTGCATCGAGGACACCTATGGCGTGCAGCGCGTGAAGCTGCCGCCCGGCCACATGGTGCTCTATCCTTCCACCAGCCTGCACCATGTCACGCCTGTGACACGCGGTGCGCGCGTCTGCTCCTTCTTCTGGCTGCAGAGCATGATCCGCGATGACAGCAGGCGCTCGCTGCTTTTTGATCTCGATCTGGCCATCCAGCGCCTGGGCCGCGACCTGCCCAACAACGCCACCGCCGAGCAGACCGGTGTGCAGCTCACAGGCGTGTACCACAATCTTCTTCGCCAGTGGGCGGAAATGTGATTCCTTACCCCTTTTGTGAAGCCGACTTTTCACCGCCTCATTTTCTGGAGTCACCTCATCATCGGCCTGCTGGCCGGTGTGGTCATCCTCTCCATGGCCGTCACCGGGCTGCTCATCTCCTATGAGACCCAGATTCTTGACTGGGCGCACCGGGATCTGCGTGTCACTCCTGGTGGTGCGCATTTGGATGTTGAGACGCTGGTGGCAAAAGTGCGTGAGGCGAAGCCGGAGCTGGTTCCTACGGGCATCACATGGAAAGCAAACCCGGAAATGCCGGTGACCCTGACCGTCGGCAAAGAAGGCGTCTTTTATGCCAACCCCTACACGGGCGCGTTTCTGGGAGAAGGACACCGCGCATGGCGCGACTTCTTCCACGCCGCGACTGAGTGGCACCGCTTTCTGTCAGGAACCGGACTGCCGCGTGAAACTGGGAAAGCCATCACGGGAGCTGGCAACCTGCTCTTTGGGCTGCTGCTGCTCTCCGGTCTTTATCTCTGGTGGCCCCGCCAATGGCGCTGGGTCAATGTGCGAGCCGTGCTGCTTTTCAACCCGCGACTGCGTGGCCGTGCCCGCAACTGGAACTGGCACAACGTCTTTGGCTTCTGGAGTGCGCTGCCGCTGCTGTTCATCATTCTGACAGGGCTGGTCATGTCCTACGGCTGGGCCAACAACCTGCTATTCACTCTTGCTGGCAGCAAGCCGCCGCCCCCCAAAGAGCGCCGCGAAGGCGGCCCCCGAGGTGCGGGCGGTCCTGACCGCCGCGAGGCAAGCGGCCCCCGTGAAAAGAGCATGCCCACGCTGTCGGGTCTGGCCCCGCTGCTAGCGCAAGTAAAACAGCAAATGCCTGGCTGGACCACTCTGAGTCTGCGTATGCCGCAGACGCCTGGGGCCCCATTTTCGCTCATGGTGGACCGAGGCGGCCGAGGTCAGGTGCATCTCCGCACCATGCTGAATCTCGATGCATCCCAGGGAAAAGTGCTGCCGAGCCCGGATGACTTCCTGCAGCAGAACTTGGGCCGCAGGCTGCGCATGTATGCCCGCTTTCTCCACACCGGCGAGCTCTTTGGCTTCTTTGGCCAAACAGTGGCAGCCCTCTGCACTTTGTGTACCATCATCCTGATTTGGACCGGTTTTGCTCTGGCTTGGCGACGTTTTGTTAAGCCGTAACGCCTGCCATGAGGCTCCGTAAGAAAAACGGAAGCGCAAGATAGGCTCAAAATACTGCAATTGAGACTCTATCGCAGAAAGGACTTGAGCGTTAATCAATTCCGCTCAGTATCCAGCCCTCTTTGCGACGGAATCTCAGTATCAACACTCTCATGCCATCGACTTTCGCTCCTCTTATCCGCCTTTCCGCCGGACCGATCATCGCTGCTTCGGCCATCCTGTTCCTTGCACTGGCGTCTCACAGTCGTTCCCAGACTGCCAGACAAACATCGCAGCAGCTCCCTGAAATCACCATCACCGCAGAAGCCGAACCTGAGCCACAGGTCATCATTCCCTACCTTCCTCCCGTCGAGGGCACCAAGATCTACGCTGGCAAGAAAGCGAGCTCCCTGAACATCCAGGCGCTACCTCAGGTGCAGGCAAACAATTACAGCCAGGCCTTTGCCATGACGCCCGGCCTGATCACTGCCGAAGAAAGCACTCCGCTGGTCAGCCTGGGCTATCGTGGGATCGGATCGCCAGATCGTGCCCAGTACTTCATGATGCTGCAGGATGGCATCCCCATCGCCGCCGACCCTCAAGGCTACCCCGAGTCCTACTGGACCCCGCCGCTGGAGTCCACCCAGCGCATCGACTTCGTCCGAGGTGGTGCCTCGCTGCTCTACGGCCCGCAGCCGGCCGGTGCCATGAACTACGTCTCCTCCATGCCGCGCACAGACCGCCTGTTTGGCATGCAGACCAAGCACATCTTTGGCAGCAACGACCTCTACTCCACCTTCACCTCCATCGACGGCAGCGCAGGCAAATGGAGCTGGTACGGCTGGTTTAACCACCGTTCCGGCACTGGTTTCCGCAAGGCAAACAGCGATTTCAACGTGGATGGCGGCCGCCTGAAGCTCATCTACCAGCAGGCCCCCGACACACGCTGGATTTTCTCCCTCGATGCCGGCTCTGACCGCCATGGCGAACCCGGCGGACTGACCGCAGCGGCCTACAACGCCGACCGCAATCAAACCGTGCGCCGAACCGACCGATTCCACCTGAGCCGTGTCGTCGCCAGTGCAGAGCTGCAGCACAAGTTTTCCAGCAGGACTGAACTCAGCGTGAAAACCTGGGCTGGCGCCTACGACCGCTGGAGCAACCGTCAGACGGGCGGCTTCGGCACCGTCACCGCCAATACGTCGGCGATCCAGCATCAGCAGTTCTACAACTGGGGGATCGAGCCCCGCATCCGCCATGATTACGAGCTCTGGGGCGGCGACCACTCCATCTCCGCAGGCATGCAGTTCTACATGTGCCACTCTCCCCGCAAAGATGCCACTGGCGCCTATCCGACGGACAACATCGGCACCGTCAACACCGTCGCCTCCCGTGATGTAATCTACGGCTCCATGTTCGTTGAAAA
Proteins encoded:
- a CDS encoding TonB-dependent receptor family protein, with the translated sequence MPSTFAPLIRLSAGPIIAASAILFLALASHSRSQTARQTSQQLPEITITAEAEPEPQVIIPYLPPVEGTKIYAGKKASSLNIQALPQVQANNYSQAFAMTPGLITAEESTPLVSLGYRGIGSPDRAQYFMMLQDGIPIAADPQGYPESYWTPPLESTQRIDFVRGGASLLYGPQPAGAMNYVSSMPRTDRLFGMQTKHIFGSNDLYSTFTSIDGSAGKWSWYGWFNHRSGTGFRKANSDFNVDGGRLKLIYQQAPDTRWIFSLDAGSDRHGEPGGLTAAAYNADRNQTVRRTDRFHLSRVVASAELQHKFSSRTELSVKTWAGAYDRWSNRQTGGFGTVTANTSAIQHQQFYNWGIEPRIRHDYELWGGDHSISAGMQFYMCHSPRKDATGAYPTDNIGTVNTVASRDVIYGSMFVENKFTFGRLTITPGFRMEMINQNITVKNIGVATTQRDASKFDKQPLFGLGLSYDLGNQTAVYANISQSYRATTFGQSLIPAAGGTASDVAPSQGWSYELGLRGNPKPWFSYDTSLFLVDLDDKLGTAGVNIQSVGRSINYGWEGAAQFDIIGGLDALNGTHRGERLGALNLYGNISVLEARLSGGVNDGGRPQYAPPYIIRTGAIYKRKSGLKIAFLGTLMARHNGSDNADSRFDIPAYTTWDLTAEVPIGKNFSVMAGLNNVFDKHYYSLVNSSGIIPAYGRNFYVGGSLKF
- a CDS encoding Fe2+-dependent dioxygenase, whose product is MLIAIPDVLTAEQVTKARQILDSAEWVDGKGTAGYQSAKTKDNMQLPEDSAAARELGEMILAALSKNPLFLAAALPLQIFPPLFNRYSGGQSFGTHVDNAIRQHRSLPVRIRTDLSATLFFAGPEEYDGGELCIEDTYGVQRVKLPPGHMVLYPSTSLHHVTPVTRGARVCSFFWLQSMIRDDSRRSLLFDLDLAIQRLGRDLPNNATAEQTGVQLTGVYHNLLRQWAEM
- a CDS encoding PepSY domain-containing protein — translated: MKPTFHRLIFWSHLIIGLLAGVVILSMAVTGLLISYETQILDWAHRDLRVTPGGAHLDVETLVAKVREAKPELVPTGITWKANPEMPVTLTVGKEGVFYANPYTGAFLGEGHRAWRDFFHAATEWHRFLSGTGLPRETGKAITGAGNLLFGLLLLSGLYLWWPRQWRWVNVRAVLLFNPRLRGRARNWNWHNVFGFWSALPLLFIILTGLVMSYGWANNLLFTLAGSKPPPPKERREGGPRGAGGPDRREASGPREKSMPTLSGLAPLLAQVKQQMPGWTTLSLRMPQTPGAPFSLMVDRGGRGQVHLRTMLNLDASQGKVLPSPDDFLQQNLGRRLRMYARFLHTGELFGFFGQTVAALCTLCTIILIWTGFALAWRRFVKP